Proteins from one Paenibacillus pabuli genomic window:
- a CDS encoding transporter substrate-binding domain-containing protein, protein MKRALMPVMMLLVAVIFSACGQNQTVGNSSAPVSTAEGDAAEKDVIVLGTSADYAPYEFHKSIDGKDTIVGFDIEIAKAIAADMGAELKIEDMDFDGLLMALDTEKVDFVISGLTPTEERKKNVDFTDIYYYAEQAVLVREGEGDTLSSLGDLSGKQVGVQKSSIQEGIAQGVQGAKLTTLAKIPELILELQTGRVDALILEKPVAEQYVKNQQGLALSDVKIEQSEDEAGSAIAVKKGNRELIDQINGTLQKLKSNGDIERFVIEANELVGE, encoded by the coding sequence GTGAAAAGAGCTCTTATGCCAGTGATGATGTTGTTGGTAGCTGTAATCTTTTCGGCTTGTGGGCAGAACCAGACAGTAGGTAACAGTTCGGCTCCGGTTTCAACCGCTGAAGGAGACGCAGCAGAGAAAGATGTCATTGTACTCGGTACCAGCGCTGATTACGCACCCTATGAATTTCACAAGAGCATTGATGGCAAAGACACGATAGTCGGGTTCGATATCGAGATTGCCAAAGCCATTGCAGCGGATATGGGTGCAGAGTTGAAGATTGAAGATATGGATTTTGACGGTCTCCTCATGGCACTGGACACAGAAAAGGTGGATTTTGTGATCTCAGGCTTAACCCCTACCGAAGAGCGGAAAAAGAATGTGGATTTTACGGACATCTATTACTATGCAGAACAGGCGGTGCTTGTCAGGGAGGGTGAGGGTGATACGTTAAGCTCGCTGGGGGATCTGTCAGGCAAACAGGTTGGCGTGCAGAAAAGCTCCATTCAAGAAGGAATTGCTCAAGGGGTACAAGGTGCCAAACTCACAACTCTCGCGAAAATCCCTGAGTTGATTCTGGAATTGCAGACGGGCCGTGTGGATGCTCTTATTCTGGAGAAGCCGGTCGCGGAACAATATGTGAAGAATCAGCAGGGGCTTGCTTTGTCGGACGTAAAGATTGAACAATCTGAAGATGAAGCTGGATCGGCTATTGCTGTAAAGAAAGGGAATCGGGAGTTGATTGATCAGATTAACGGTACACTCCAAAAGCTCAAAAGTAATGGTGACATCGAACGTTTCGTCATTGAAGCCAATGAGTTAGTCGGGGAGTGA
- a CDS encoding ornithine--oxo-acid transaminase: MTDSQKWLEWSERYAAPNYHPLPIVIETAEGVWVQDPEGCRYMDMLSAYSALNHGHRHPVIIQALKDQADRVTLTSRAFHSSTASLFYQKLSQFTGKSKILAMNTGAEAVETAVKAVRRWAYRCKGVPENQAEIIVCAGNFHGRTLTVTSFSSSAAYQKDFGPFTPGFRIIPYGDIDALRQAINPNTAAFLVEPIQGEAGIIIPPDGYLAQAFKLCKKMKVLTVADEIQTGFGRTGRRFASDWEGAVPDLWIMGKALGGGIMPISAVAADAEILDLFEPGSHGSTFGGNPLACAVAVAALQVLEDERLAERSERLGDYFINRLKGIRSTAVKEVRGKGLFIGVELHMPARSYCERLMIAGLLCKETHETTIRFAPPLTITEDEIDWAVERIEQVLRD, translated from the coding sequence ATGACGGACTCTCAGAAATGGTTGGAATGGTCGGAACGCTATGCTGCGCCTAACTATCATCCGCTCCCGATTGTCATTGAAACAGCCGAGGGGGTGTGGGTTCAAGACCCTGAAGGTTGTCGTTATATGGATATGTTAAGTGCCTATTCGGCGTTGAATCATGGACACAGGCATCCTGTGATTATTCAGGCACTGAAGGATCAGGCTGACCGGGTTACGTTGACATCGCGGGCATTTCACAGCAGTACTGCCTCCCTTTTTTATCAAAAACTCTCGCAATTTACGGGCAAATCGAAGATTCTTGCTATGAACACGGGTGCTGAAGCGGTGGAAACGGCGGTTAAAGCTGTGCGGAGATGGGCTTATCGATGTAAAGGGGTTCCTGAAAATCAAGCTGAAATTATTGTCTGCGCCGGTAACTTTCACGGAAGAACGTTAACGGTCACGTCTTTCTCTTCCTCGGCGGCGTACCAAAAAGACTTTGGTCCATTCACACCCGGGTTTCGAATTATTCCTTATGGGGATATTGACGCGTTGAGGCAAGCAATTAATCCAAATACTGCGGCGTTTCTGGTGGAGCCGATTCAAGGTGAGGCGGGGATCATCATTCCGCCGGATGGATATCTTGCGCAAGCCTTTAAACTATGCAAAAAAATGAAAGTGTTGACGGTGGCCGATGAGATCCAGACGGGTTTCGGACGCACAGGGCGTCGGTTTGCTTCTGATTGGGAAGGGGCAGTGCCTGATCTCTGGATTATGGGTAAAGCACTTGGCGGGGGTATTATGCCGATCTCGGCTGTGGCCGCGGATGCTGAGATTCTTGATTTATTCGAGCCGGGCTCCCATGGTTCTACATTTGGTGGCAATCCACTTGCTTGTGCGGTGGCGGTTGCAGCGCTGCAAGTATTGGAAGATGAACGGCTGGCGGAGCGATCGGAGCGTCTTGGGGATTATTTTATAAACCGTCTTAAAGGGATTAGGAGCACAGCAGTAAAAGAGGTGCGAGGAAAAGGATTATTTATTGGTGTTGAACTTCATATGCCTGCCCGCTCATATTGCGAACGACTAATGATAGCAGGGTTACTGTGCAAGGAAACGCATGAGACAACGATTCGGTTTGCGCCACCTCTTACGATAACGGAAGATGAAATCGATTGGGCCGTAGAGAGGATTGAACAGGTTTTAAGGGATTGA
- a CDS encoding amino acid ABC transporter permease — protein sequence MNLDFSFLSDHWQDYARSAWVTLELSFFGVLLGTILGVLIALFRISRVWPIKFVASAYIELIRGTPMLVQILIIHYGLTVIGVNLPAFMSGVVALTINSSAYMAEVFRAGIQAIDKGQAEAARSLGLSHGMTLRYIILPQAFRNMLPAIGNEFIIIIKDSSLVSMIGIAEIIYTARAVQGVTFQPLAPLLVAAAIYFVITFTLANLLAWIERRLSISR from the coding sequence GTGAATTTAGATTTTTCTTTTTTATCGGATCATTGGCAGGATTACGCAAGAAGTGCGTGGGTGACGTTGGAATTGTCTTTCTTTGGTGTTTTGCTTGGCACCATCCTTGGAGTTTTGATTGCGCTATTCCGTATATCACGTGTATGGCCGATCAAATTTGTGGCATCAGCCTATATTGAACTTATTCGGGGCACACCGATGCTGGTGCAAATTCTCATCATTCACTATGGTCTGACGGTCATCGGTGTAAATTTGCCGGCGTTTATGTCCGGGGTTGTGGCGCTAACCATTAATAGTTCTGCTTATATGGCAGAAGTGTTCCGGGCCGGCATTCAGGCGATCGATAAGGGTCAAGCGGAAGCTGCCCGTTCCCTGGGTTTATCCCATGGTATGACGCTTCGTTACATTATACTGCCTCAGGCGTTCCGCAATATGCTGCCAGCAATCGGTAATGAATTCATTATCATTATTAAGGATTCTTCCCTTGTCTCCATGATTGGTATTGCCGAAATTATCTACACGGCCAGAGCTGTTCAAGGTGTTACTTTTCAACCGCTTGCCCCGCTCCTTGTTGCCGCTGCAATTTATTTTGTGATCACATTTACGCTGGCTAATCTGCTTGCCTGGATAGAACGGAGGCTTTCCATATCCCGTTAA